In the Flavobacterium sp. J372 genome, one interval contains:
- a CDS encoding septal ring lytic transglycosylase RlpA family protein: protein MRKIAAVLLIFTMLVIASCGSSRSAAGGKVYDKKAVACYYADKFNGKKTASGEKFSNSKYTAAHKKLDFGTKVRVTNLKNNKSVVVTINDRGPFSRGRDIDLSKKAFMEITDNKNHGEITVRIEVLN from the coding sequence ATGCGTAAAATTGCTGCGGTATTGTTGATATTCACGATGTTAGTAATTGCATCGTGCGGTTCGTCACGCAGTGCTGCCGGCGGAAAGGTCTATGATAAGAAGGCAGTGGCATGTTATTATGCCGATAAATTCAACGGTAAAAAAACTGCCAGCGGCGAGAAGTTCAGCAACAGCAAATATACTGCGGCCCACAAAAAACTCGACTTCGGCACCAAAGTCAGGGTTACTAACCTAAAAAATAATAAGTCCGTAGTAGTAACTATCAATGACCGCGGCCCTTTTTCACGCGGACGCGACATTGACCTATCTAAAAAAGCTTTCATGGAAATCACCGACAATAAGAATCATGGTGAGATTACCGTAAGAATAGAAGTTTTAAATTAA
- a CDS encoding efflux RND transporter periplasmic adaptor subunit, which yields MRKTIILSAIAALTILASCGKKQEQQAPPQGPMPFPVQTVERQDATTYEEYTANLEGQQNVEIRPKVDGFIQKIYVDEGQQVRKGQLLFKLETQTLNQDAAAARANVNAAQVEVDRLAPLVERNIISKVQLETAKARLAQAKAAYASVAATIRYGTITSPVNGVIGTLPYKEGSLVSANSQMPLTTVSDSKIMRAYFAMNEKQMLNFTKTFKGATLQQKLSNVPPVSLLLVDGSEYDHKGKLETVSGLVNEGTGTSDFRAEFANPEAVLRSGSTGVVRIPIQRKDAILVPQNAVFDMQGKQMVYVVQKDNTVKSKVITTATTSGLNFVVSEGLEAGEVIVTEGTSKLKDGMAIVPQQAAKAETATPAKDTVTTATTKTTTVTKK from the coding sequence ATGAGAAAAACAATCATCCTAAGCGCAATAGCCGCTTTAACAATACTGGCATCATGCGGAAAAAAGCAAGAACAGCAGGCCCCGCCGCAAGGCCCGATGCCTTTCCCGGTGCAGACTGTTGAAAGGCAGGACGCCACCACTTATGAAGAATATACTGCCAATCTTGAAGGGCAGCAGAACGTAGAGATCCGCCCGAAAGTTGACGGCTTCATCCAGAAGATATATGTTGACGAAGGCCAGCAGGTACGCAAGGGCCAGCTGTTATTCAAGCTCGAGACACAAACGCTTAACCAGGATGCAGCTGCTGCCAGAGCTAATGTAAATGCTGCGCAGGTAGAAGTTGACAGGCTCGCGCCGCTGGTAGAGCGCAACATTATTTCTAAAGTACAATTAGAGACTGCCAAAGCCCGCCTTGCGCAGGCAAAAGCTGCCTATGCTTCAGTTGCGGCAACTATAAGATATGGTACTATAACCTCTCCTGTAAATGGCGTGATAGGCACACTCCCGTATAAAGAAGGTAGCCTTGTAAGCGCTAACAGCCAGATGCCATTGACAACTGTAAGTGACAGTAAAATAATGCGCGCCTACTTTGCAATGAATGAGAAGCAAATGCTCAACTTCACAAAGACTTTTAAAGGCGCAACGCTTCAGCAGAAATTAAGCAACGTGCCCCCGGTAAGCTTACTGTTGGTTGACGGTAGCGAATATGACCATAAAGGTAAGCTGGAGACCGTGAGCGGACTTGTAAACGAAGGTACGGGTACAAGCGACTTCCGGGCGGAATTTGCCAATCCTGAAGCAGTTTTGAGAAGCGGAAGCACAGGTGTGGTACGCATCCCGATTCAGCGCAAAGATGCCATACTTGTACCGCAAAATGCTGTGTTTGATATGCAGGGCAAACAAATGGTTTATGTAGTGCAGAAAGACAATACGGTAAAATCTAAAGTAATTACAACGGCCACGACTTCAGGACTGAATTTCGTGGTAAGTGAAGGCCTTGAGGCAGGAGAAGTTATCGTGACGGAAGGAACATCAAAGCTTAAAGATGGTATGGCTATAGTTCCGCAACAGGCTGCCAAAGCAGAAACCGCGACACCTGCTAAAGATACTGTAACAACGGCAACAACCAAAACAACAACCGTTACCAAAAAATAA
- a CDS encoding GbsR/MarR family transcriptional regulator — protein MSDLQKEKEELIEMFGIHFETHHNLPPLGSRILATLILDGCRCGITFEDLVERMSASKSSVSTNLNLLQKLGKITYYTLPGDRKKYFKPAPFSERMGNYMKMLQFEKDIIERMLCYREKNISCREEQINYENVQAYKQHVLEIEILLQKTIEKFKQIEQQKTNTINQNNNNQ, from the coding sequence ATGTCAGATTTACAGAAAGAGAAAGAGGAGTTGATCGAGATGTTTGGCATCCATTTCGAAACACACCACAACCTGCCCCCGCTCGGCTCACGAATACTTGCAACATTAATTCTTGACGGCTGCCGCTGCGGCATTACATTCGAAGACCTGGTAGAACGTATGTCGGCCAGTAAAAGTTCAGTTTCAACAAACCTCAACCTGTTGCAAAAACTGGGCAAAATAACCTATTACACGCTTCCCGGTGACAGGAAAAAGTATTTCAAACCGGCGCCTTTCAGCGAGCGTATGGGCAACTACATGAAAATGCTCCAATTTGAGAAAGACATCATCGAAAGGATGCTTTGTTACCGTGAAAAGAATATTTCGTGCCGTGAAGAACAGATTAATTATGAAAATGTTCAGGCATATAAACAGCATGTACTTGAGATAGAGATACTCCTGCAGAAGACTATTGAAAAGTTTAAGCAAATTGAACAACAAAAAACAAATACCATCAATCAGAATAATAACAATCAGTAA
- a CDS encoding septal ring lytic transglycosylase RlpA family protein produces MKKGITLFSAILLIFLASGFSNGEIKNVRIAKVAETKSDTIEEKKPEAAPAPAVKETKLTLYKKDVLATYYADKFNGRKTTSGERFHNKKYTAAHMKLPFGTKVRVTNEKNGKWVDVKVNDRGPYSKKLEIDLTKQAFMEIASNKGSGTFKVKIEIIEE; encoded by the coding sequence ATGAAGAAAGGCATCACACTTTTTAGCGCAATTTTGTTGATTTTCCTTGCATCAGGTTTTTCTAACGGAGAAATTAAAAATGTACGTATTGCAAAAGTAGCTGAAACCAAATCAGATACAATTGAAGAGAAAAAACCGGAGGCTGCACCTGCACCGGCGGTAAAAGAAACAAAGCTTACGCTGTATAAAAAAGATGTGCTTGCAACATACTACGCAGACAAGTTTAACGGGCGCAAAACTACCAGTGGTGAGCGTTTCCACAATAAGAAATATACAGCAGCCCACATGAAGCTGCCATTCGGCACAAAAGTAAGGGTGACTAATGAAAAGAACGGCAAGTGGGTTGATGTGAAGGTTAATGACCGCGGGCCTTACAGCAAAAAGCTTGAGATAGACCTGACCAAACAGGCATTTATGGAAATAGCTTCCAATAAAGGCTCAGGCACCTTTAAAGTAAAAATCGAGATAATAGAAGAATAA
- a CDS encoding peptidoglycan DD-metalloendopeptidase family protein produces the protein MRYIAVILLLFTLIACNKDKEGVKPKPAVKKEKIVKEFGFTLNDFKVINDTIKSGDTFGKILESEGYGAAAIHNITEKVKDSFDLRDIRAGKPYTLLKDKKSDSLRVFVYQPDNMSYYVVDLRDSVVVYKKQRPVSIKRRVIAAEIEGSLSETLSNAGASPALAHELSEIYAWSIDFFKIQKGDKFAVAVNERYISDTVYAGIVNIESSFFEYKGKRIYAFPFKQDENARKYDYYDEEGKVLKNMFLKAPLKFIHISSRFSARRFHPVQMRWKAHNGTDYAAPHGTPIMTTASGTVEQTGFTSGNGNYVKVRHNRTYATQYLHMSKILVRRGQRVSQGDIIGRVGSTGLATGPHVCYRFWKNGVQVDALRQKLPNSEPMAKKHLPRFIAHMTPLKKELDSIAQIKFKE, from the coding sequence TTGAGATATATTGCTGTCATACTATTATTGTTCACGCTTATTGCCTGTAATAAAGATAAGGAGGGTGTAAAGCCAAAGCCGGCCGTAAAAAAGGAAAAGATTGTAAAGGAATTCGGCTTTACGCTAAATGATTTTAAAGTAATTAATGATACTATAAAATCAGGCGATACATTCGGGAAGATACTTGAAAGCGAAGGCTATGGTGCAGCAGCCATCCATAATATCACAGAAAAAGTAAAAGATTCGTTTGACCTTCGTGACATTCGTGCAGGTAAGCCTTACACTCTCTTGAAAGATAAAAAGTCTGATTCTCTTAGGGTTTTTGTTTACCAGCCTGATAACATGAGCTATTATGTAGTTGACCTTAGAGATTCGGTAGTGGTCTATAAAAAGCAGCGCCCCGTAAGCATAAAACGCAGGGTGATAGCTGCTGAAATTGAAGGTTCATTGTCAGAAACCCTAAGTAATGCAGGTGCAAGCCCCGCCCTGGCGCATGAACTGTCGGAAATATATGCATGGTCAATCGACTTCTTTAAAATACAAAAAGGTGATAAATTTGCTGTTGCTGTAAATGAACGCTACATAAGCGATACAGTTTATGCCGGTATTGTAAATATAGAGTCATCTTTCTTTGAATACAAAGGAAAACGTATTTATGCATTTCCGTTCAAACAGGATGAAAATGCGCGCAAATATGATTATTATGATGAGGAAGGGAAAGTGCTGAAGAATATGTTCCTGAAAGCCCCGCTTAAATTCATACACATCAGTTCGCGATTTTCTGCAAGGCGTTTCCATCCTGTACAAATGCGTTGGAAAGCCCATAATGGCACTGACTATGCCGCCCCGCACGGCACACCTATCATGACAACCGCAAGCGGTACCGTTGAGCAGACGGGCTTTACATCTGGCAATGGCAATTATGTAAAAGTAAGGCACAACCGTACCTATGCCACGCAATACCTGCACATGAGCAAAATACTGGTACGCCGTGGGCAGCGCGTGAGCCAGGGCGATATTATAGGGCGTGTAGGCAGTACGGGCCTGGCAACCGGGCCGCATGTTTGCTACCGTTTCTGGAAAAATGGCGTGCAGGTTGATGCGCTTAGGCAAAAACTGCCAAATAGCGAACCGATGGCCAAAAAGCACCTGCCAAGGTTTATAGCCCATATGACGCCACTTAAAAAAGAACTTGACAGCATAGCACAAATAAAATTTAAAGAATAA
- the pgi gene encoding glucose-6-phosphate isomerase, whose amino-acid sequence MALENTNPTGTAAWQQLRKHFEEMQYASMQDMFATDARRAEKFHIQWNDFLVDYSKNIINETTLQILNSLAEEVNLKGAIEAYFGGEAINRTENRAVLHTALRAPENASVEVNGQDVMPEVYAVKAKMKQFCDEIIGGQRKGYTGKPFTDVVNIGIGGSDLGPDMVVQALKFYKNHLNVHFISNVDGDHVMESLKGLNPETTLFVVASKTFTTQETLSNAETVRSWFLQNASQDDIAKHFAAVSTNIKKVTEFGIDKDNIFPMWDWVGGRFSLWSAVGLSISLAVGFDNFDKLLKGANSMDEHFRTASFDKNIPVVLALLSIWYNNFFGAESEALIPYTQYLQKLAPYLQQGIMESNGKSAGRDGYPVNYQTGTIIWGEPGTNSQHAFFQLIHQGTKLIPTDFIGFSQPLHGNTDHHDKLMSNFFAQTEALLNGKTEAKVMAEFDRAGVEKTEAEYLLPFKVFKGNKPTNTILIQKLTPETLGALIAMYEHKIFVQGVIWNIFSYDQWGVELGKQLASSILNEMNSGTVNEHDSSTSLLLKTYLNNRLKAN is encoded by the coding sequence ATGGCACTGGAAAACACCAACCCGACAGGAACAGCCGCATGGCAGCAACTACGTAAACATTTTGAAGAAATGCAATATGCATCAATGCAGGATATGTTTGCAACAGATGCCCGCAGGGCTGAAAAGTTCCATATACAATGGAATGATTTTCTGGTTGATTATTCTAAGAATATCATAAATGAAACGACGCTGCAAATCCTCAATTCACTTGCGGAAGAGGTAAACCTTAAAGGTGCCATAGAAGCATATTTTGGCGGTGAGGCAATAAACAGGACAGAGAACAGGGCAGTACTCCATACAGCGCTCAGGGCGCCTGAAAACGCTTCTGTAGAGGTAAACGGGCAGGATGTAATGCCGGAAGTTTATGCTGTAAAGGCTAAAATGAAGCAGTTTTGTGATGAAATAATTGGTGGACAGCGTAAAGGCTATACCGGAAAGCCATTTACTGATGTGGTGAACATAGGAATTGGCGGTAGTGACCTCGGTCCTGATATGGTAGTACAGGCGTTGAAATTCTACAAAAATCACCTTAATGTACACTTCATATCAAACGTTGATGGTGACCATGTAATGGAAAGCCTGAAAGGCCTTAATCCCGAAACTACTCTGTTTGTAGTCGCTTCAAAGACTTTTACTACTCAGGAAACCCTTTCTAATGCTGAAACGGTAAGGTCATGGTTCCTGCAAAATGCATCGCAGGATGATATTGCAAAACACTTTGCAGCCGTATCAACCAATATTAAAAAAGTTACCGAGTTCGGCATAGACAAAGACAATATTTTCCCGATGTGGGACTGGGTTGGCGGCCGTTTTTCTTTATGGAGCGCAGTAGGCCTCTCAATAAGCCTCGCCGTAGGTTTTGATAACTTCGACAAGCTGCTGAAAGGCGCCAATAGCATGGATGAACATTTCCGTACAGCATCTTTTGACAAGAATATACCTGTTGTGCTCGCGCTTTTAAGCATTTGGTATAACAACTTCTTTGGCGCTGAAAGCGAGGCGCTTATACCATACACACAATACCTGCAAAAACTTGCGCCATACCTGCAGCAAGGCATTATGGAAAGTAATGGCAAGAGTGCAGGCCGTGACGGTTATCCTGTAAATTACCAGACCGGTACAATAATCTGGGGTGAACCGGGTACAAATTCACAGCACGCGTTCTTCCAGCTTATACACCAGGGCACAAAACTAATTCCGACAGACTTTATAGGGTTTAGCCAGCCATTGCATGGTAATACCGATCATCATGATAAACTCATGTCAAACTTTTTCGCGCAGACTGAGGCGTTGCTTAACGGTAAGACAGAAGCAAAAGTGATGGCCGAGTTTGACAGGGCCGGTGTGGAAAAGACTGAAGCGGAATACCTTTTGCCGTTTAAAGTGTTTAAGGGTAATAAACCAACAAATACCATTCTTATCCAAAAATTAACCCCTGAAACATTAGGCGCGCTTATAGCAATGTATGAACATAAAATATTTGTTCAGGGCGTAATCTGGAACATTTTCAGCTATGACCAGTGGGGCGTTGAGCTTGGCAAACAACTTGCATCATCAATCCTCAATGAGATGAACTCTGGCACTGTAAATGAGCATGATAGCTCTACATCTCTATTGCTCAAAACTTATTTAAACAACAGGCTGAAAGCAAATTAA